One window of the Sciurus carolinensis chromosome 8, mSciCar1.2, whole genome shotgun sequence genome contains the following:
- the B3gnt4 gene encoding N-acetyllactosaminide beta-1,3-N-acetylglucosaminyltransferase 4 has protein sequence MLHRLGWLLFYSFVALLLSCLLFLKKEAPLAGGLQAHQPFWAPSGAHHSQCLPNHTMANTSLSLPGRHRLFLTYRHCRNFSILLEPSSCVKDTFLLLAIKSQPGHVEQRAAIRSTWGRAGSWARGRQLKLLFLLGVAGPTPPTQLLAYESGEFDDILQWDFAEDFFNLTLKELHLQRWVATACPHAHFMLKGDDDVFVHVPNVLEFLDGWDPAQDLLVGDVIHHALPNRNTRVKYFIPPSMYKARHYPPYAGGGGYVMSRATMRHLQAAMEGAELFPIDDVFVGMCLRKLGLHPTHHAGFKTFGIRQPLDPCLYRGLLLVHRLSPLEMWTMWALVTDEGLKCAATPKLQL, from the coding sequence ATGTTGCACAGGCTGGGCTGGCTGCTGTTCTACAGCTTCGTGGCGCTGCTGCTCAGCTGTCTGCTCTTTCTGAAGAAGGAGGCCCCACTGGCAGGGGGCCTTCAGGCCCACCAACCCTTCTGGGCACCCTCTGGGGCCCACCACAGCCAGTGTCTACCCAATCACACAATGGCTAACACCTCCCTATCCCTGCCTGGTCGTCACCGCCTCTTCTTGACTTATCGTCACTGCCGAAATTTCTCCATCCTGCTGGAGCCTTCAAGCTGTGTCAAGGATACCTTCCTGCTCCTGGCCATCAAATCACAGCCTGGTCATGTGGAGCAGCGTGCAGCCATCCGCAGCACTTGGGGCCGGGCAGGGAGCTGGGCTAGGGGCCGGCAGCTGAAGCTGCTGTTCCTACTCGGAGTGGCAGGACCCACGCCCCCCACTCAGCTGCTGGCCTATGAGAGTGGGGAGTTTGATGATATCCTACAGTGGGACTTCGCTGAGGATTTCTTCAACCTGACCCTTAAGGAGCTGCACTTACAGCGCTGGGTGGCGACTGCTTGTCCTCATGCCCACTTCATGCTGAAGGGAGATGATGATGTCTTTGTCCATGTCCCCAATGTGTTGGAGTTCCTAGATGGCTGGGACCCAGCCCAGGACCTCCTGGTGGGAGATGTCATCCACCATGCCTTGCCCAACAGAAACACCAGAGTCAAATACTTCATCCCACCCTCCATGTACAAGGCCCGCCACTACCCACCCTATGCTGGGGGTGGAGGCTATGTCATGTCCAGAGCCACAATGAGGCACCTCCAAGCAGCCATGGAGGGGGCTGAGCTCTTTCCCATCGATGATGTCTTTGTGGGCATGTGCCTGAGGAAGCTGGGGTTACACCCCACACACCATGCTGGCTTTAAAACATTTGGAATACGGCAACCCCTGGACCCCTGCCTGTATAGAGGGCTCCTGTTGGTACACCGCCTCAGTCCTCTGGAAATGTGGACCATGTGGGCGCTGGTGACAGACGAGGGGCTCAAGTGTGCAGCTACCCCCAAGCTTCAGCTCTGA
- the Lrrc43 gene encoding leucine-rich repeat-containing protein 43 isoform X2, with protein MEPSPDGGSCSGSGSGSGSAPETLSEAVREHLRKLCLHEFPCGIGSWNKSRFLPQTWRTWRELTPREEETVSPGEETVEALLGLVRGPHSPWALVEDSSAEDQFLRELAIQSPLMLKDTFFYSYFRSLRVVDKQVSLVDKDLLKFLNLEELILSANKIKEVNAANLPPTLKVLELYGNEMRSMECLCAHPPPLLQHLGLGHNKLLGPLESLYVTNNYWPNLVSLDLGFNDLTDLQGMMVSLSTLRHLRLLVLQGNPLALVPYYRGLTIDSLTRLCVLDDITVSPNEKHQFRGFSLSGDLLAQEAQFVVTIGSVKGVVDTSIWDPEPGPEGPFITYNYYVTYDFVEEEDGEGSQYGGVLAEIVRPTTSADLVVQELQGEAEEQLCEELREAVADESQESGATELGESELSFISGHSVPLPVPLSAINSAEELAKLRPRMDPRLFPSPGTVLFSTDRRPWADVISFGYEMQHTFKDLVPLKAFLLSGTTVTIVEEKILSWPLVPLPVDILLPDKKGKGEKNKKETDKKNKKEKAEKQPHKEQKVPKKKREIPKELRQDPSVLRVLGSGQVALEPLLAGEPQVSTVCNYGVLRTLESDKLTLARDLKKSKKGVKKDQDGNARPKRIKPNCIPEWSSRRTKKNIPQKSQNH; from the exons ATGGAGCCGTCCCCGGACGGCGGCAGctgcagcggcagcggcagcggcagcggcagcgccCCCGAGACCCTGAGCGAGGCGGTGCGGGAGCACCTGCGCAAGCTGTGTCTGCACGAGTTTCCCTGCGGCATCGGCAGCTGG AATAAGTCGCGATTTCTTCCTCAAACGTGGCGAACCTGGAGGGAGCTGACCcccagggaggaggagacagTGAGCCCAGGGGAGGAGACTGTGGAGGCCCTGCTGGGACTGGTGCGTGGTCCCCACTCGCCCTGGGCTCTGGTGGAGGACTCCAGTGCAGAGGACCAGTTTCTGAGAGAACTGGCCATCCAGAGTCCACTGATGCTCAAAGACACCTTCTTCTACTCCTATTTCCGGTCACTGCGAGTGGTGGACAAGCAG gtGAGCCTGGTGGATAAAGACCTTCTGAAATTTCTAAACCTTGAGGAGTTGATCCTGAGTGCCAATAAAATCAAGGAAGTCAATGCTGCCAACCTGCCGCCAACACTCAAG GTGCTGGAGCTTTACGGCAATGAGATGCGCAGCATGGAGTGTCTATGTGCTCACCCGCCCCCGCTGCTCCAGCACTTGGGGCTGGGCCACAACAAACTGCTGGGCCCCTTGGAGAGTCTCTACGTCACCAACAACTACTG GCCCAACCTTGTCTCCCTGGATCTGGGCTTCAATGACCTGACAGACCTGCAGGGCATGATGGTCAGTCTCAGCACGCTCAGGCACCTGAGGCTGCTGGTGCTCCAGGGGAACCCGCTGGCACTGGTGCCCTACTACCGAGGCCTCACCATCGACAGCCTGACCCGGCTCTGCGTGCTGGACGACATCACCGTGTCCCCCAACGAGAAGCATCAGTTCCGGGGGTTCAGCCTCAGTGGTG ACCTCCTGGCACAAGAAGCACAGTTTGTGGTGACCATTGGCAGTGTCAAGGGCGTTGTGGACACCTCCATCTGGGACCCAGAGCCCGGCCCCGAAGGGCCTTTCATCACCTACAACTATTATGTGACCTACGACTTCGTGGAAGAGGAGGACGGCGAGGGGAGCCAGTATGGTGGCGTGCTGGCCGAG ATCGTCAGGCCCACCACCAGCGCAGACCTCGTGGTCCAGGAGCTGCAGGGGGAGGCCGAGGAGCAGCTGTGCGAGGAGCTGCGCGAGGCCGTGGCTGACGAGTCCCAGGAGTCGGGGGCCACCGAGCTGGGAGAGTCAGAGCTGTCGTTCATCTCGGGCCACTCGGTGCCCCTGCCAGTGCCCCTCTCCGCCATCAACTCTGCAGAGGAGCTGGCGAAGCTGCGGCCCCGCATGGATCCCCGGCTCTTCCCGTCCCCGGG GACGGTCCTCTTCAGCACCGACCGCAGGCCCTGGGCTGACGTCATTTCCTTCGGCTATGAGATGCAGCACACCTTCAAGGACCTGGTGCCACTCAAGGCCTTCCTGCTGTCGGGGACCACTGTGACCATTGTGGAGGAGAAG ATCCTCTCCTGGCCTTTGGTGCCACTTCCTGTTGACATTCTCTTGCCtgacaagaaaggaaaaggggagaaaaacaagaaggaaacagacaagaaaaataagaaagagaaagcgGAGAAGCAACCCCACAAG GAACAGAAGGTGcccaagaaaaagagagagattccCAAGGAGCTCCGCCAGGACCCCTCCGTGCTGCGGGTGCTGGGCAGCGGCCAGGTGGCCCTGGAGCCATTGCTGGCGGGAGAGCCCCAGGTGTCCACTGTGTGCAACTACGGGGTTCTCCGCACCCTGGAATCGGACAAGCTGACATTAGCCAGG GACTTAAAGAAGAGTAAGAAAGGGGTCAAAAAAG atcagGACGGGAATGCAAGACCTAAAAGGATCAAACCTAACTGTATCCCAGAATGGAGCtcaagaagaacaaaaaagaatatcCCCCAG aaaagtcaaAACCACTGA
- the Lrrc43 gene encoding leucine-rich repeat-containing protein 43 isoform X1: MEPSPDGGSCSGSGSGSGSAPETLSEAVREHLRKLCLHEFPCGIGSWNKSRFLPQTWRTWRELTPREEETVSPGEETVEALLGLVRGPHSPWALVEDSSAEDQFLRELAIQSPLMLKDTFFYSYFRSLRVVDKQVSLVDKDLLKFLNLEELILSANKIKEVNAANLPPTLKVLELYGNEMRSMECLCAHPPPLLQHLGLGHNKLLGPLESLYVTNNYWPNLVSLDLGFNDLTDLQGMMVSLSTLRHLRLLVLQGNPLALVPYYRGLTIDSLTRLCVLDDITVSPNEKHQFRGFSLSGDLLAQEAQFVVTIGSVKGVVDTSIWDPEPGPEGPFITYNYYVTYDFVEEEDGEGSQYGGVLAEIVRPTTSADLVVQELQGEAEEQLCEELREAVADESQESGATELGESELSFISGHSVPLPVPLSAINSAEELAKLRPRMDPRLFPSPGTVLFSTDRRPWADVISFGYEMQHTFKDLVPLKAFLLSGTTVTIVEEKILSWPLVPLPVDILLPDKKGKGEKNKKETDKKNKKEKAEKQPHKEQKVPKKKREIPKELRQDPSVLRVLGSGQVALEPLLAGEPQVSTVCNYGVLRTLESDKLTLARDLKKSKKGVKKEKSKPLMPSYESDYQPEPLTVEVSIQMNQYRTAEEALRLLAPD, encoded by the exons ATGGAGCCGTCCCCGGACGGCGGCAGctgcagcggcagcggcagcggcagcggcagcgccCCCGAGACCCTGAGCGAGGCGGTGCGGGAGCACCTGCGCAAGCTGTGTCTGCACGAGTTTCCCTGCGGCATCGGCAGCTGG AATAAGTCGCGATTTCTTCCTCAAACGTGGCGAACCTGGAGGGAGCTGACCcccagggaggaggagacagTGAGCCCAGGGGAGGAGACTGTGGAGGCCCTGCTGGGACTGGTGCGTGGTCCCCACTCGCCCTGGGCTCTGGTGGAGGACTCCAGTGCAGAGGACCAGTTTCTGAGAGAACTGGCCATCCAGAGTCCACTGATGCTCAAAGACACCTTCTTCTACTCCTATTTCCGGTCACTGCGAGTGGTGGACAAGCAG gtGAGCCTGGTGGATAAAGACCTTCTGAAATTTCTAAACCTTGAGGAGTTGATCCTGAGTGCCAATAAAATCAAGGAAGTCAATGCTGCCAACCTGCCGCCAACACTCAAG GTGCTGGAGCTTTACGGCAATGAGATGCGCAGCATGGAGTGTCTATGTGCTCACCCGCCCCCGCTGCTCCAGCACTTGGGGCTGGGCCACAACAAACTGCTGGGCCCCTTGGAGAGTCTCTACGTCACCAACAACTACTG GCCCAACCTTGTCTCCCTGGATCTGGGCTTCAATGACCTGACAGACCTGCAGGGCATGATGGTCAGTCTCAGCACGCTCAGGCACCTGAGGCTGCTGGTGCTCCAGGGGAACCCGCTGGCACTGGTGCCCTACTACCGAGGCCTCACCATCGACAGCCTGACCCGGCTCTGCGTGCTGGACGACATCACCGTGTCCCCCAACGAGAAGCATCAGTTCCGGGGGTTCAGCCTCAGTGGTG ACCTCCTGGCACAAGAAGCACAGTTTGTGGTGACCATTGGCAGTGTCAAGGGCGTTGTGGACACCTCCATCTGGGACCCAGAGCCCGGCCCCGAAGGGCCTTTCATCACCTACAACTATTATGTGACCTACGACTTCGTGGAAGAGGAGGACGGCGAGGGGAGCCAGTATGGTGGCGTGCTGGCCGAG ATCGTCAGGCCCACCACCAGCGCAGACCTCGTGGTCCAGGAGCTGCAGGGGGAGGCCGAGGAGCAGCTGTGCGAGGAGCTGCGCGAGGCCGTGGCTGACGAGTCCCAGGAGTCGGGGGCCACCGAGCTGGGAGAGTCAGAGCTGTCGTTCATCTCGGGCCACTCGGTGCCCCTGCCAGTGCCCCTCTCCGCCATCAACTCTGCAGAGGAGCTGGCGAAGCTGCGGCCCCGCATGGATCCCCGGCTCTTCCCGTCCCCGGG GACGGTCCTCTTCAGCACCGACCGCAGGCCCTGGGCTGACGTCATTTCCTTCGGCTATGAGATGCAGCACACCTTCAAGGACCTGGTGCCACTCAAGGCCTTCCTGCTGTCGGGGACCACTGTGACCATTGTGGAGGAGAAG ATCCTCTCCTGGCCTTTGGTGCCACTTCCTGTTGACATTCTCTTGCCtgacaagaaaggaaaaggggagaaaaacaagaaggaaacagacaagaaaaataagaaagagaaagcgGAGAAGCAACCCCACAAG GAACAGAAGGTGcccaagaaaaagagagagattccCAAGGAGCTCCGCCAGGACCCCTCCGTGCTGCGGGTGCTGGGCAGCGGCCAGGTGGCCCTGGAGCCATTGCTGGCGGGAGAGCCCCAGGTGTCCACTGTGTGCAACTACGGGGTTCTCCGCACCCTGGAATCGGACAAGCTGACATTAGCCAGG GACTTAAAGAAGAGTAAGAAAGGGGTCAAAAAAG aaaagtcaaAACCACTGATGCCGAGCTACGAAAGCGACTACCAGCCGGAGCCGCTGACCGTGGAGGTCTCGATCCAGATGAACCAGTACCGCACCGCGGAGGAGGCGCTCCGCCTGTTGGCGCCAGATTAA